In the Clostridium gelidum genome, ATTACAATACCTTCGAATGTGAAAGAAATAGCAGAGGGTGCATTTTCTGGTAATATGACTAGTGTTACAATTCCAACCGGTGTTATAGATATAGGTGAAAATGCGTTTAGCAATTGTAGTAATATAAAAAGTATTGTAATTCCAAATGGCATTACAGAAATAAAGCCTGGTACTTTTTCCCGATGCTATAAGTTAGAAGACGTTACAATTCCAAATAGTGTTACTAAAATAGGTAAAGAGGCCTTTAGTAATTGTAGTAAATTGGAAAATATTACAATTCCAGATAGTGTTACAGAAATAGACGAGGGTGCTTTTTCATATTGTAGTAGTTTAAAAAAGGTCAAAATCCCTAATAATACACAATTGGGATTTGATGCTTTTGATGATGAGGTAACTATTATAAAAAATGGAGTTTCATATAATTTTAAAGATATAAATAAAAAATCATCAAATACTGCCCAAACAACAACACCTGCAATAAATAATGTGCCTCAAAAAGCTACAGTGCAACAAGGCTGGCATAAAGACGGAAACTATTGGAATTGGTTATGGAGTGATGGATCTAAAAGAAATGGTTGGTATAATGAAGGTGAAAACTGGTACTATTTCTATGGAAATGGTCAAATGGCTACTGGATTTATAGATCTTGGCGGCGGATTCAAATATTATCTAAAACCAAATTCAGGTGATGGTAAAGCAGTTATGGCAATAGGAGGCGAATATATTGCTGGAGATTGGTATTATTTTAATTCAGCTTCAAATGGATATAAAGGAGCGATGAAAAGAGGTTGGATTTATGATGGGGGAAATTGGTACTATTTTTATAGTAGTGGCCAAATGGCACATAATACAACTATAGATGGATATTACGTTAATTCTAGTGGTGCATGGGTTAGTTAAGTAGGTAACTCCATTAAACAAATGATGTGGTGTTAATCATGTGCTTAGCGAGGTTGTGCGAGTTGAGTTTATTTAGTCTATTTAAAGTACCAATTGACAAGAAAAATTTCGTAAAGTATAATATGGTTACAAAAGAATTTATTGTAAAATTTTCAATATGTTCTATGAAAGGAGAAATGTAAAATGATATTAAGTGTAAAGGTGATTACTGAATAAAACTAAATATGGGCGAAAATGTAATTTTAGGGGGTTATTGTACCCTTTGTTTGTCTTACGTTTTTGCAGTTACAAAGAACCTTTTATAATATACTGACTATTAAGCACAAGTAACAATACAGGTAATCCTGTTTATTATTATTCCCGCAGATAGCATCCAGTTTTGAGGTTGCTTACTGCGGGATTTTTCTGCCCATTTTTAGAGAGCTTAATTGAAAGGAGAGACATATAGTGT is a window encoding:
- a CDS encoding leucine-rich repeat protein, with amino-acid sequence MIKHNKFILGLLALAISTSVISYNTTVRANAEETMQLYHILTDDRLPIHEAIDKNGITWEYKELSDGTLFIVRAKNAQAHMEVPSQINGKNVSIISDVPQYPEFKDYLSADERKDHVIQSVIIPSTVKFIESGAFACVNLTDVQLPTTTWVGKGAFMSTPWYEKQRDSKGLIIINGRLLDAENQSGDITIPSNVKEIAEGAFSGNMTSVTIPTGVIDIGENAFSNCSNIKSIVIPNGITEIKPGTFSRCYKLEDVTIPNSVTKIGKEAFSNCSKLENITIPDSVTEIDEGAFSYCSSLKKVKIPNNTQLGFDAFDDEVTIIKNGVSYNFKDINKKSSNTAQTTTPAINNVPQKATVQQGWHKDGNYWNWLWSDGSKRNGWYNEGENWYYFYGNGQMATGFIDLGGGFKYYLKPNSGDGKAVMAIGGEYIAGDWYYFNSASNGYKGAMKRGWIYDGGNWYYFYSSGQMAHNTTIDGYYVNSSGAWVS